DNA from Chitinophaga pendula:
GATCTCTACCGCAAAAGAGTTCGTGTCAATGTGAAAGGTTAACGGCTGATCAGGCAGGTTCTTTAAAGAATCCATCAGGATCTTCGCCGGAATGCAGATACGCCCGTTTTCTTTGGCCTCTACCTCCAGCTTTACCTTCATAACGGTTTCCAGGTCAGTAGCTACTACAGTCAGTTCATTCCTGTCTATCAGAAATAGGAAGTCCTCCAGTATAGGCAGTACAGTGTTGGAATTAATAACACCGCTGATCTGTTGCAATTGTTTTAATAAAGTAGAGGAAGAAACAATAAATTTCATCTGTGTTATGTGTTTTTTTTATATTCATTTGCCACCCTGCAATACCCACTTATCGGCTAAGATAGTAAAAAAGCAGGCCCGTATAAGGAAGCAAGTGTCAACAGCCACTTCTTACAAACAATACCCACCCGTATTAAAACTATTCAAAATAACCAGGAACATTACCCCGGGTTCGCGGCCCCCGGCGCCTGTCATCTCTTTTTAATCTGTATGGCTTGATGTAAAAAGTAATGTAAACAAAGATAGAAAGATTTGGCATTCCCCCTAATTTCAATGGTCTATATTGATCACTTAGTTATCCCCGCATTATCCCCGCACTTTTCACATTCTTTCCCTTCTCACTGAAATTATATTACATAGCTGAAAAGTATCATGTATTGCCTCCCTCATCAGTCGCCTCCCCCCACTCCCTCCCTTTTCTGCTGCGAGCACTTGCGGATATGCCCGTTTTTTGGACATTTCATTTTTGTTTTATTAAAGAATAGTGCTAGATATTGAATAATCTAAAAAGAATCCACCTTTTCTTTCAAATTATCTTCGGATCGGTTACTTTTGGCGCGAAAAAAATCTCTAAACAAATAAACTTGAATGGTTATGAAACTTTCTCATTTAGCCGAGACACTGATTGGTTCTGAAATTATTAAACTGGCCGGTGAAATAAAGGAGAAACAGGCTAAGGGGGAAAAGATCTATAATTTCACGATCGGCGACTTCGACCCGAATGTATTCCCCATCCCCGCCGAATTCGAACAAGAGATCATCACTGCCTATAAACAACATTTTACCAATTACCCGCCCGCTGATGGTATCCTCGAACTGCGTACCGCCGTTGGAGACTTCATCCGAGAACGCGAACAACTGGACTACGACCCCACAAAAGAGATCGTTATCTCCTGCGGTGGCCGTCCTATTATATATGCCGTTTACAGAACCATCGTAGACCGTGGCGAAAAAGTAATCTACGCAACCCCTTCCTGGAACAATAACCACTATACCCACTTCCTCGAAGCCGAACACGTAGTACTCGAAACCTCCCCGGAAAACGACTTCATGCCCACCGCCGCAGAACTTAAACCACTGCTCAAAGGTGCAACACTCCTGGCCCTCTGCTCCCCGCAGAACCCCACCGGTACCACCTTTGGCAAACAACAACTGGAAGAGATCTGCGACCTCGTACTCGAAGAGAACAAAAGCCGCGGCGCCGACGAAAAACCATTATTCGTAATGTTCGACCAGATGTACTGGGTACTCACCTTCGGTGCTACACAACACCACAACCCGGTATCCCTCCGCCCCGAAATGAAAAACTATACCATCTTCATCGATGGTATGAGTAAAGCATTCGCCGGTACCGGCGTAAGAGTTGGTTGGGCATTCGGCCCCGCTGCCGTAATCGGTAAAATGAAAGCCATCCTCTCCCACGTAGGTGCCTGGAGCCCAATGGCCGAACAAAAAGCCGCCGCCCGCTACCTCGTGCAGAAAGACAACGTAGACGCCTATCTCAAACACTTCAAAGGCGAAGTAGAAGAAAGATTACAGAAAATATACGATGGCTTCTCCTCCCTCAAACAAGCCGGTCACCAGGTAGATGCCATCGCCCCTCAGGCAGCTATCTACCTGACCATCAAACTAGACCTCGTAGGCAAACAAACCGCCGCCGGTACCAAACTGGAAGACCAGGCCGCCGTTACTTCCTACATCCTCGATGAAGCCAAACTGGCCGTAGTACCATTCTACGCCTTCGGCTCCGCCAGGAATTCCCCCTGGTACCGCCTCAGCGTAGGTACCTGCGTTAAGGAAGAGATCCCTGCTATGCTGGAAAAATTGAAAGCAGCACTCGAAAGTTTAAAATAGTCTGACTATGAGATAATTAGATACAAGCAGGCCATTTCTAATACCGGAAATGGCCTGCTTTATTATATGTCGCCTATACCTCCGGTTCACCTTTTCCCTAATGTTCCTGTATCACACCTAGACCCGGAGTATACCTCCGGTCCAATTTTTCCCCAGACCTCTCCTCCTTTTCCCGCATATTTTGAAAACTTTTCCCCCGTACGAAAGTTTTCTGAGTAAAAATAGTTTCCGCCGTTTCAGCCTTTACCACCCCTTTTGTCCCAACACCAGTTTGTGCCAAAAGTGTTATCTATTTGTTTTTCAATAAGATACAAAGTAGTGAAAAGTAATGATTCTGACTTTTCGACTTTTTGACTTTTGTCATCTAAAAGTTAAATGTGTGTTAAACGGTCAACCCATGGTACCAAATTCCCAAAATGGTCCTAATTTTGACTTCGTAACTTAAAAAGTCAGAAAGTTAATGCATACCGAGAGTAAACATACCGAGAGCAAAGATGAAATGCGGGAGCGGATACTCGAAGCTGCGCTGAAGCGATTTACTCACTATAGTGCCTCTAAAACCACTATGAACGAGATCGCAGAAGATCTGCACTGCTCTAAAGCATCATTATATTATTACTTCCCCGATAAAAAGGGACTACATATAGCCGTACTCGAAAAGATCGGCGAACTATACTTCTCTGAACTGGAAGCTGAGATCGAAGATGTAAAACAAGCATCCAAAACACTCTTCCGCCTTATAGACGTACGCCACGACTTCGTCCGCCGCTTCTGCCGCCTCGAGTTGTTCAAAGTACTTAATGACCCCTCCTTCCATAATGAGGAGATCATGAAGAAGGTAAAAGAAAGAGAACTCAAATTATTGGTAACAGTATTCGAAGTAGGAGTCAAAACCGGCGAATTCAATATCAGTAAAAATAATATCCGCCAAATGGCAGAGCTGTATAGCCTGGCTATGATAGGTCTACGCTTCTCCGTACTGGAAGGCAAAGACCAGATAAATATCGATGAAGAAGACTTCTCCGCAGTATCCAAACAACAGAAACTACTGACCGAAGTATTCGTCAACGGGTTGAAATATTAGCGTCACCATTAAATCCGAATGGCATGGAGGTGAGAGAAAGAATAATAGAAACGGCATTAAGACTATTCAAACTGTATGGAATCAAAAGTGTAACAATGTCCGATATCTCCCGCGAAGCAGGGATATCAAAAAAAACGATCTACGAACACTTCCGGGATAAGGAAGAACTCGTACAGGAAGTAATGGACAGATTGTTACAAACGCACGTCGAACAGCTGAAAGCCTACTCGGAAAATGCAACTAACGCCATCGAAGAGTCGATCAACGGCCTGAAATATATAGAAGTAGTGGCCAAAAGTGTAAATCCGGTCATGCTCTACGAGATACAAAAGTATCACCCGGCTATCTGGATCAAAATTGAAGCATTCAAAAGAGACTGTATTTTTTATAACATTAAAGAAAACTTGAAAAGAGGTATCATCGAAGGAGTGTACCGTAGCAACCTGAAATTGGATATTATAGCCCGCATGCGCCAACTTCAGCTAGAATCACCCTTCGAACCCACCCAGTTTCCGGTAGGTCAGTTCGACCTCCATGCCGTGATGCACCAGGTAACAGAACATTTCATCCTGGGTATCGCCACCCTTAAAGGTCACAAACTGGCAAACAAATACCTCCAGATTCAGGAAGACGAATAATCACAACGATATTATATAATCAACGCAACGTATGAAAAGGTTAAAATTGTCACTTATCCTTTTTTTGGGGATAGGTGTGTACAACGGGTATGCCCAATCGGAACTATCTCTCCAGGAATGCCTGAAATATGCGCTGACTAACAACCAGCAACTAGCCAGGATCCGGATGGAAGAAGATATGGGCCGCTTCAAAACCAGTGAAGTACGCGCTAAAGCACTACCTCAACTCAATGGTAGCGCTTCTTATACCAACAATATCAAAAAACCAGTGTTCCCCGTACCTGGCGAATTCTTTAACCAACCTGGTACCACACAACTACTGACCGCTGGCCTTACTCACAACATCGCAGCAGGCGCCGAACTGTCTCAGCAAGTCTTCAACCAACAGGTGTTTACCGGCCTCAAAGCCGCTAAAGCAGGCGAAGAATACTATCGCATGCAATCCGCCCAGACCGAAGAAACCGTCATCTATAACGTAACCAAACTATATTACAACGCACTGGTAACACGCGAAAAAATGACCGTACTTGATGCCAACATCGACAAACTCGGTCAACTGGTGAAAACAGTCGCCTCACAACTCGAAAACGGATTGGCCAAAAAGATCGACCTCGATCGTATCAAAGTAAGTCTCACCAACTATAAAACACAACGTACCAACCTGAATAACCAATTCCAGGTACAACTCAATACACTCAAACAGGCAATGGGAATGTCCATGGAAAATAACGTAGACCTCCCTCGCACCTCCTTCAAAGAAATCGAAAGTAAAGCCGCTACCGTAAGCGATTTCGGCGGGATCACACTCGACAATAGGATTGAATACAGATTACTCAATAAACAACAGGAACTGCAGGAATTCCAGAAAAGAGCCTACGTAGCCGAATACTACCCTACCGTATCTATCGGTGGAAGCTATAACTACAATGGCGTCAGCGACAAATTCGATATGTTCAAATCCAAATCCGGCGGCTCTACCACCAATTGGTACGATGTAGCTGCCGTAAAACTCACCTTGAACATACCCATCTTCGACGGATTTGCCCGCCGCTCCAGGGTCAACCAAGCCAACGTGACCCTCCGCCAACTGCAAAAACAAAAAGAAGAAACAGCCCTGGCACTGAGCACCGAATACGAAAACGCTAAACTCAACGTAAGGAACAACCTGTCTACCATACAGTCCCAAAAAGACAACGTAGACCTGGCCAACGAAGTGTATGGCTCTACACAAAACAACTACAACCTGGGCCTCGCCAATCTGACAGACCTGCTCGATGCAGAAACCTCACTGGCAGAAGCACAGAACAACTATAACGAAGCGCTGCTGCAATACAAACTCGCAGAACTCGATATCATCAAATCAAATGGCCGGCTTAAAACACTGGCACAATAATTCATAATACCTACGACCTGTGTTCACGGGATGCAGGCATTTAATATCACGAACTACGAAACAAGAAACTATTTGCTCATGAAAAAGATTATTATCTGGGGCTTGATTACTGTTGGAGCCGTGGTCCTGATCATGTGGAAGCTGGGCGCGAACAAAAAGGCCAACGAAGAAAAAACCGAATTTGTAAAGAAAAGCAATAGCGGAGATGTACCTGTACTGATAGCTAAAGTCGCTAAAACAGACCTCTCTCAAGGCTTCCTCGCAAATGGTAACTTCCAGCCCGTTCGCGAACTCACCTACCTCGCTGAAGTATCCGGCCGTATCACCCAATTGCTGGTCGACGAAGGTTCCTTCGTTAAACAAGGACAAAACATCGCCCGTATTGACGACGAAATCGTTAATACCGACCTCCAGCAAGCCAGAGCTAATCTCGAACAACTCAAAGTAGATAAAGAAAGATATGAGAACGCCTTCAAAACAGGGGGCGTAACCCAAAAACAAGTAGACGATATCCGCCTCCAATACGATCTTTCCAGATCCAAATACGAGGCCGCCAATCGCCGTACCCGCGATACCTACGTAAAAGCGCCCATCCAAGGCGTTATCAATAAAAAATATATCGAACTGGGAGCATACCTCTCACCAGGTACCAAAATGTTCGATATCGTAGATGTTTCCAAACTCAAATTGTCCGTATCCGTACCGGAAGGACAAGTGGTGAACCTCAAAGAAGGCCAGACCGTGAAAGTGACCTCCAATGTCTTCCCGGAAGCCAACTTTGAAGGCCGTATCACCTTTATCGCAGCAAAAGGTGATAACACCCTCAACTACCCAGTAGAAATGGAAGTGAACAATAGCAAGGACAAAACTTTGAGAGCAGGCATGTACGGCACGGCGCACTTTGAAACGCCGGATGCAACACCTACCATCCTCATCCCACGCACCGCTTTCGTTGGTGGTGTCAACAGCAACCAGATATACGTGATGGAAGGCAATGTGGCTAAGTTGCGCAAGGTAGTAGCAGCTCGCATCCTGGGCGATCAGGTAGAGATACGTGAAGGCCTCAACGAAGGAGAAACCGTGATCACCAGTGGTCAGATTAACCTGGTTGACGGATCCAAAGTAATCGTGCAGAAATAATAGACTGGTTAGCAGATACAGCGGATAGGCCCCTTAGCCGATATATAAAGACCAATAGACAGGATATCATCACTGACACTATCGTCAGCAAATAAAAAACAGCACAATGGCTACCGGTCCTGTCCGCTCCCTGCTCTCACCATTTCCAGGCTAAAGTAAACTAGGAAACAATGAAGATCACAGAAATATCCATCAAGCGACCTACTATAGTAGTGGTAATATTTACCATTCTCACGCTCCTGGGCATCATGAGCTACAAGTCGCTGAACTATGAACTGTTGCCCAAGTTCTCCTCCCCGATCGTGACCATCTCTACCATATACCCGGGCGCATCGCCTAAAGAGGTAGAAAGCACCATCACCAAAAAAATTGAAGACGCCGTAGCTTCCATGGAAAAGATCAAAAAGATCACTTCCAAATCAAATGAAAGCCTCTCCGTCGTAACCGTAGAATTGAATAACGACGCCAATGTCGACATCGCCCTCCAGGACGCGCAGCGTAAAGTGAACGCTATCCTCGCCGACCTCCCGGGTGATGCCAAACCGCCGTCCCTCAATAAATTCTCCCTCGACGACCTTCCCATCATGACACTGTCTGCTACCGCCAACATGGATAGTAAACAGTTCTATGACCTGGTCGACAAAAAATTACAACCCGTATTATCCCGCCTCCCGGGCGTCGCCCAGATCTCCCTCATCGGTGGTCAGGAACGCGAAATACAGGTCAACATCGATCCTAAAAAACTCGAAGGATACAAGCTGTCCATC
Protein-coding regions in this window:
- a CDS encoding TetR/AcrR family transcriptional regulator; the encoded protein is MEVRERIIETALRLFKLYGIKSVTMSDISREAGISKKTIYEHFRDKEELVQEVMDRLLQTHVEQLKAYSENATNAIEESINGLKYIEVVAKSVNPVMLYEIQKYHPAIWIKIEAFKRDCIFYNIKENLKRGIIEGVYRSNLKLDIIARMRQLQLESPFEPTQFPVGQFDLHAVMHQVTEHFILGIATLKGHKLANKYLQIQEDE
- a CDS encoding TolC family protein, which gives rise to MKRLKLSLILFLGIGVYNGYAQSELSLQECLKYALTNNQQLARIRMEEDMGRFKTSEVRAKALPQLNGSASYTNNIKKPVFPVPGEFFNQPGTTQLLTAGLTHNIAAGAELSQQVFNQQVFTGLKAAKAGEEYYRMQSAQTEETVIYNVTKLYYNALVTREKMTVLDANIDKLGQLVKTVASQLENGLAKKIDLDRIKVSLTNYKTQRTNLNNQFQVQLNTLKQAMGMSMENNVDLPRTSFKEIESKAATVSDFGGITLDNRIEYRLLNKQQELQEFQKRAYVAEYYPTVSIGGSYNYNGVSDKFDMFKSKSGGSTTNWYDVAAVKLTLNIPIFDGFARRSRVNQANVTLRQLQKQKEETALALSTEYENAKLNVRNNLSTIQSQKDNVDLANEVYGSTQNNYNLGLANLTDLLDAETSLAEAQNNYNEALLQYKLAELDIIKSNGRLKTLAQ
- a CDS encoding efflux RND transporter periplasmic adaptor subunit; translation: MKKIIIWGLITVGAVVLIMWKLGANKKANEEKTEFVKKSNSGDVPVLIAKVAKTDLSQGFLANGNFQPVRELTYLAEVSGRITQLLVDEGSFVKQGQNIARIDDEIVNTDLQQARANLEQLKVDKERYENAFKTGGVTQKQVDDIRLQYDLSRSKYEAANRRTRDTYVKAPIQGVINKKYIELGAYLSPGTKMFDIVDVSKLKLSVSVPEGQVVNLKEGQTVKVTSNVFPEANFEGRITFIAAKGDNTLNYPVEMEVNNSKDKTLRAGMYGTAHFETPDATPTILIPRTAFVGGVNSNQIYVMEGNVAKLRKVVAARILGDQVEIREGLNEGETVITSGQINLVDGSKVIVQK
- a CDS encoding pyridoxal phosphate-dependent aminotransferase translates to MKLSHLAETLIGSEIIKLAGEIKEKQAKGEKIYNFTIGDFDPNVFPIPAEFEQEIITAYKQHFTNYPPADGILELRTAVGDFIREREQLDYDPTKEIVISCGGRPIIYAVYRTIVDRGEKVIYATPSWNNNHYTHFLEAEHVVLETSPENDFMPTAAELKPLLKGATLLALCSPQNPTGTTFGKQQLEEICDLVLEENKSRGADEKPLFVMFDQMYWVLTFGATQHHNPVSLRPEMKNYTIFIDGMSKAFAGTGVRVGWAFGPAAVIGKMKAILSHVGAWSPMAEQKAAARYLVQKDNVDAYLKHFKGEVEERLQKIYDGFSSLKQAGHQVDAIAPQAAIYLTIKLDLVGKQTAAGTKLEDQAAVTSYILDEAKLAVVPFYAFGSARNSPWYRLSVGTCVKEEIPAMLEKLKAALESLK
- a CDS encoding TetR/AcrR family transcriptional regulator; translation: MHTESKHTESKDEMRERILEAALKRFTHYSASKTTMNEIAEDLHCSKASLYYYFPDKKGLHIAVLEKIGELYFSELEAEIEDVKQASKTLFRLIDVRHDFVRRFCRLELFKVLNDPSFHNEEIMKKVKERELKLLVTVFEVGVKTGEFNISKNNIRQMAELYSLAMIGLRFSVLEGKDQINIDEEDFSAVSKQQKLLTEVFVNGLKY